In Deltaproteobacteria bacterium, the following proteins share a genomic window:
- a CDS encoding L-seryl-tRNA(Sec) selenium transferase — protein MGYSQSQQELLRKLPKVDELIQTLSNKVPRMVKVNACRDVLDSLRSYILSSQEPDPESVKYKNIKKQIEMRVTSLLRPSLRPVVNATGVVIHTNLGRSLLPKEISQALLDVAGRYSNLEYNLEKGMRGSRYSHVEELLCGLTGAESALIVNNNAAAVLITLETLAGGREVIVSRGELVEIGGSFRIPDVMTKSGAVLREVGTTNRTHLRDYESAIGEQTALLLKVHQSNFQMVGFTMAVSVSDLAELGGRYGIPVFEDLGSGNFIDFSRYGIMHEPTVQEALAAGADLVSFSGDKLLGGPQAGIIIGKKEFVDRIKENPMNRAVRIDKLTLVALEGVLRLYQDPERAVRVIPTLNMLCLSRDELKSRARRLQRRLRALKLTGISINTVETISRVGGGALPLQQLKSMAVALAPENKAFSAARIEAELRKNEPPVIVRIEEDRVLMDIRTVQEEDYGIIAQAVASAHARLSK, from the coding sequence ATGGGTTATTCTCAATCTCAGCAAGAACTCTTAAGGAAGCTTCCCAAGGTTGACGAACTGATACAGACATTATCCAATAAAGTTCCTCGAATGGTCAAGGTAAATGCCTGCAGAGACGTCCTTGACAGTCTGCGCTCATATATCCTGTCCTCACAGGAACCTGATCCCGAATCAGTAAAATATAAAAACATAAAAAAACAGATCGAAATGCGTGTGACATCCTTGCTCAGGCCCTCCTTAAGGCCGGTAGTCAACGCCACAGGCGTAGTGATACATACAAATCTCGGACGTTCACTTCTCCCGAAAGAGATCTCTCAGGCCTTGCTTGATGTAGCAGGCCGGTACTCAAATTTGGAGTATAACCTGGAAAAAGGGATGAGGGGAAGCAGATACAGCCACGTAGAAGAATTGCTCTGTGGACTTACCGGGGCGGAGTCGGCCCTTATAGTGAACAACAACGCCGCCGCAGTCCTCATCACACTGGAAACCCTGGCCGGGGGCAGAGAGGTAATCGTCTCCAGGGGTGAACTGGTGGAAATAGGCGGTTCCTTCCGCATTCCTGACGTGATGACAAAAAGCGGGGCCGTCCTGAGGGAGGTCGGGACCACAAACCGCACCCATTTGAGGGACTATGAGTCTGCCATAGGGGAACAGACCGCACTTCTCCTCAAAGTCCATCAGAGCAACTTTCAGATGGTAGGCTTTACCATGGCCGTATCCGTCTCAGATCTGGCTGAACTTGGTGGAAGATACGGCATCCCGGTATTTGAAGACCTGGGCAGCGGCAACTTCATAGACTTCTCAAGATATGGAATAATGCATGAGCCCACGGTCCAGGAGGCGCTGGCTGCCGGGGCGGACCTGGTGAGCTTCAGTGGTGATAAACTCCTGGGCGGACCACAGGCAGGGATCATTATCGGGAAAAAGGAATTTGTTGACCGGATAAAGGAAAACCCCATGAACAGGGCGGTCCGGATAGACAAGCTCACCCTTGTGGCCCTGGAAGGGGTCCTGAGACTCTATCAGGATCCGGAGCGGGCGGTTAGGGTCATTCCCACGCTCAACATGTTGTGCCTTTCCCGTGATGAGCTGAAATCCCGTGCAAGACGGCTGCAAAGGCGACTAAGGGCCTTGAAACTCACCGGCATATCGATAAATACAGTAGAGACCATTTCCCGTGTCGGGGGTGGTGCTTTGCCTCTGCAGCAGCTTAAGTCAATGGCCGTAGCCCTTGCTCCGGAAAACAAGGCGTTTTCTGCTGCGCGCATCGAGGCCGAGCTGCGCAAAAACGAACCGCCTGTGATCGTGAGGATCGAAGAAGACCGTGTGCTTATGGACATCAGGACGGTTCAGGAAGAAGACTACGGGATTATTGCACAGGCAGTGGCCTCGGCCCATGCAAGGCTGAGTAAATAG
- a CDS encoding 23S rRNA (pseudouridine(1915)-N(3))-methyltransferase RlmH translates to MLRLSLIWIDKTRDAWLKAGIEHYIEKIEHYIRVQVLQVRGVGFARNMRPDEVMKREAKSITKVLPKGGFTVALDVKGRMLDSPGLAELLTDLEARGIKDMAMVIGGASGLAPEIIKRADESLSLSPMTFTHDMARLILVEQIYRACTINAGEPYHH, encoded by the coding sequence ATGTTGCGTCTCTCTTTAATCTGGATTGATAAGACCAGGGATGCCTGGCTCAAGGCCGGCATCGAGCATTATATAGAAAAGATCGAGCATTACATTCGTGTGCAGGTCCTCCAGGTCCGGGGTGTAGGCTTTGCCCGGAATATGAGGCCTGACGAGGTCATGAAGCGCGAGGCCAAATCCATTACAAAGGTCCTGCCAAAAGGGGGTTTTACAGTCGCTCTGGACGTAAAGGGCCGGATGTTGGATTCCCCCGGACTCGCAGAGTTGCTGACAGATCTGGAGGCAAGAGGGATTAAAGACATGGCCATGGTGATAGGCGGGGCTTCGGGGCTTGCACCGGAAATAATCAAGAGGGCGGATGAGAGCTTGTCTCTCTCCCCGATGACCTTTACACACGACATGGCAAGACTAATCCTGGTTGAGCAGATCTACAGGGCCTGCACCATCAATGCCGGCGAGCCCTATCACCATTGA
- the pyrE gene encoding orotate phosphoribosyltransferase — MIRKDWERLGRMIFELSYREGTFRLTSGKKSDFYIDCKQTTLSAEGAYLCGKLLYNCILQSGIGISGVGGMTLGADPLVTAVSVVSFIEGRPIPAFIIRKEAKGHGTGSWIEGKSNISPGSKVALVEDVVTTGGTLIKAIERTREEGYEVARILTVVDREEGGRKALSNAGYELSALFTRGDILALAEK, encoded by the coding sequence ATGATTCGGAAAGACTGGGAAAGACTCGGACGGATGATATTTGAACTCTCATACAGAGAAGGGACCTTCAGGTTGACCTCCGGGAAAAAGAGCGACTTCTACATAGACTGCAAGCAGACCACGCTCTCTGCAGAGGGGGCATATCTATGCGGCAAGCTGCTGTACAATTGCATTCTGCAGTCCGGCATAGGCATTTCAGGGGTCGGTGGAATGACCCTGGGGGCCGATCCGCTGGTCACAGCAGTCTCCGTGGTGAGCTTTATTGAAGGGAGACCCATCCCTGCCTTTATTATCCGAAAAGAAGCAAAAGGACATGGTACCGGGTCCTGGATAGAAGGAAAATCCAACATTTCCCCTGGTAGCAAGGTGGCCCTTGTCGAAGACGTGGTTACCACTGGCGGAACCCTCATAAAGGCAATTGAGAGGACGAGGGAGGAAGGTTACGAAGTGGCCCGGATACTCACTGTTGTTGATCGAGAGGAAGGTGGAAGAAAGGCCCTGAGCAATGCCGGATATGAACTTTCAGCGCTGTTTACGCGTGGGGATATCCTGGCACTGGCTGAAAAATAA
- a CDS encoding adenylosuccinate lyase — protein MIDRYSRPGMAAIWTPENKYKTWLEVEILAAEAWAELGVIPKEAAEDIRARAAFEPERIAEIEEKTRHDVIAFLTNVGEHIGPSARYLHWGLTSSDMLDTAMAVLFRQAMEIILDDVDLLMDVIKRRAFEHRDTVMIGRSHGIHAEPITFGLKLAVWYDEMQRNRRRLEDAKETISYGKISGAVGTFAHVDPRVESHVCKHLGLKPAPASNQIIQRDRYADVFCTLAVLASSVEKMATEVRHLQRTEVLEAEEYFRPGQKGSSAMPHKRNPILSENLCGLARLVRSYAVPALENVTLWHERDISHSSVERVIGPDAFIVTDFILGRFTGILDHLIVYPDRMEHNLNMLKGLIFSQQVLLMLTQKGVSREESYRIVQKRAMEVWEGTGTFKERLLADQDLAKYLAPEEIEAVFDINYHLKHVKTVFERVFGAEQ, from the coding sequence ATGATAGATAGATACAGCCGGCCTGGAATGGCGGCCATCTGGACCCCGGAGAACAAATACAAGACCTGGCTTGAGGTAGAGATCCTTGCGGCAGAGGCATGGGCTGAGCTCGGAGTAATACCGAAAGAGGCTGCAGAGGACATAAGGGCCAGGGCCGCCTTTGAGCCGGAACGGATAGCCGAGATCGAGGAAAAGACACGTCACGATGTGATTGCCTTTCTTACAAACGTAGGAGAGCACATAGGTCCGTCTGCCCGGTATCTGCACTGGGGCCTTACGTCATCCGACATGCTGGACACGGCAATGGCCGTATTATTCAGGCAGGCCATGGAAATCATCCTTGATGACGTGGACTTACTGATGGACGTCATAAAAAGACGTGCCTTTGAACACAGAGACACCGTGATGATAGGGAGGTCTCACGGTATCCATGCGGAGCCCATCACCTTTGGCCTGAAGCTTGCCGTCTGGTATGATGAGATGCAGAGGAACCGCAGGCGTCTTGAGGATGCAAAGGAGACGATTTCCTATGGCAAGATATCAGGGGCTGTCGGCACGTTTGCCCACGTGGATCCCAGGGTGGAATCCCATGTATGCAAACACCTGGGTCTTAAGCCCGCCCCTGCCTCCAACCAGATAATACAACGGGACAGGTACGCAGATGTGTTCTGCACCTTGGCAGTGCTGGCAAGCTCTGTTGAGAAGATGGCAACCGAGGTGCGCCATCTTCAGCGAACAGAGGTGCTGGAGGCGGAAGAGTACTTCAGGCCGGGGCAAAAGGGCTCCTCGGCCATGCCGCACAAGAGGAACCCGATCCTGTCGGAAAACCTCTGCGGCCTTGCCCGGCTGGTACGTTCCTATGCGGTCCCGGCCCTTGAGAACGTAACACTTTGGCACGAGCGGGACATAAGCCACTCATCAGTTGAACGTGTGATCGGCCCTGATGCCTTTATTGTGACAGATTTTATTTTGGGCCGTTTTACCGGAATATTGGATCACTTGATAGTATATCCAGACAGGATGGAGCATAATCTGAACATGCTCAAGGGGCTCATATTCTCCCAACAGGTGTTGCTTATGCTCACACAGAAGGGCGTCAGCAGGGAGGAGTCTTACAGAATCGTCCAGAAACGGGCCATGGAGGTATGGGAAGGAACCGGCACTTTCAAGGAAAGACTCCTGGCGGACCAAGACCTGGCCAAGTACTTGGCCCCGGAAGAAATTGAGGCCGTATTCGACATAAATTACCATCTTAAACATGTGAAAACCGTATTTGAGCGGGTCTTTGGTGCTGAGCAATGA
- a CDS encoding spore maturation protein, giving the protein MEKRPAAINLIWLFMILLATVVASYNGRMKQLVDASFESAKNSVNLAIGLIGVMALWLGLMKVAEAGGLMRLIARAIRPVMCRLFPDVPAEHPAMSAMIMNMSANALGLGNAATPMGIKAMMELDRLNPNKGEATNAMCLFLAINTSSVTILPLGVIGVRAAAGAAEPASILIPSLVATICSTTMAIIASKAFVRFSRHKTPIETVSKDPGDTEQDPVAVCNGEKEADGELNPPGWIGRWAVILTVLAFAGGAVFRLTAGTDWRDLAGEILSYWLVPVIMCSLLLFGYFRGVRVYEAATTGAKEGFQVAVKIIPFLVMIMVAIGMFRASGAFDLMVSAFQPLTSMIGMPADALPMALMRPLSGSGAFGIMSEIVSHAPDSFSSFLVSTMQGSTETTFYVLAVYFGAVGVVRTRHAVAAALLADMTGILMALVMCHIMF; this is encoded by the coding sequence TTGGAAAAACGTCCGGCAGCAATTAATCTGATATGGCTTTTTATGATTCTCCTGGCTACAGTGGTCGCCTCCTACAACGGCAGAATGAAGCAACTGGTCGATGCTTCGTTCGAATCCGCAAAAAATTCCGTTAACCTGGCGATTGGCTTGATCGGGGTTATGGCACTGTGGCTTGGTCTTATGAAAGTCGCTGAAGCCGGTGGCTTGATGCGTCTGATCGCCCGTGCCATCCGTCCTGTCATGTGCCGTCTGTTTCCTGATGTGCCTGCCGAGCATCCGGCCATGTCGGCCATGATTATGAATATGTCCGCCAATGCCCTGGGACTCGGCAATGCAGCCACGCCAATGGGAATCAAGGCGATGATGGAATTAGACCGGCTGAATCCGAACAAGGGTGAGGCTACCAATGCGATGTGTCTTTTTTTGGCGATTAATACGTCGAGCGTCACGATCCTCCCGTTGGGCGTAATCGGAGTGCGGGCGGCCGCCGGTGCCGCAGAGCCGGCTTCCATTCTTATTCCTTCGCTTGTTGCAACGATCTGCTCTACCACAATGGCCATTATTGCCTCAAAGGCCTTTGTTCGTTTCAGCAGACACAAAACACCCATAGAAACAGTAAGCAAAGATCCCGGTGATACGGAACAGGACCCTGTTGCGGTCTGCAATGGAGAAAAAGAAGCCGATGGAGAACTTAACCCGCCCGGATGGATCGGCAGGTGGGCGGTCATACTGACCGTCCTTGCCTTTGCAGGCGGAGCCGTATTTCGTCTAACTGCCGGCACTGATTGGCGGGACCTGGCAGGAGAGATCCTCTCCTACTGGCTGGTCCCTGTAATTATGTGCAGCCTTCTCCTGTTTGGTTATTTTCGGGGTGTCAGGGTCTACGAAGCCGCTACCACAGGTGCAAAGGAAGGATTTCAGGTAGCAGTAAAGATTATCCCGTTTCTTGTGATGATCATGGTTGCCATCGGGATGTTTCGGGCCTCGGGTGCTTTTGACCTTATGGTATCAGCGTTCCAACCGCTCACATCAATGATCGGCATGCCGGCAGACGCCCTTCCCATGGCCCTTATGCGGCCCCTTTCCGGCTCCGGGGCGTTTGGAATCATGAGTGAGATAGTGAGCCATGCCCCGGACAGCTTCTCATCCTTTTTGGTCTCCACAATGCAGGGCTCCACGGAAACCACTTTCTATGTCCTGGCAGTATATTTCGGTGCCGTCGGTGTGGTTCGGACCCGGCATGCAGTAGCGGCTGCCCTGCTTGCAGATATGACAGGAATTCTGATGGCGCTCGTTATGTGTCACATAATGTTCTAA
- a CDS encoding lipid-A-disaccharide synthase, with amino-acid sequence MQVFIIAGEPSGDLHGSNLIRALKTRLPQARFVGIGGPKMEEAGLELLFSSSELAVVGVVEVAGHIGPILRAFGRTTDWLRKERPDLLILIDYPEFNLQVAAKAKKLGIPVFYYISPQVWAWRKGRLKKLRRLTDRMAVILPFEEAFFRSHGMKARFVGHPLLDVVKARVSRSEFCKKAGLNPERPVIGLVPGSRKSEVSRLFPVMAGAARRMLKDGRDVQFVLPLAPSLDPGTLEPFIYQVTESVTTDQHRRTQTDGSPDHPIIRMVRGQTYDAIAASDLILAASGTVTLEAAILGTPMVVTYMVSPVTYFLGRCLVKVPFVSLVNLVAGRRVVPEILQGDVSAGRLSHEVLSLFGDKAAMENMIRDLKEVKNALGKPGAAERAADLAMDLIQGP; translated from the coding sequence GTGCAGGTATTTATCATAGCCGGGGAGCCCTCTGGCGACCTTCATGGTTCAAACCTCATCCGTGCCCTTAAGACCAGGCTTCCACAGGCAAGATTTGTAGGCATAGGTGGCCCGAAAATGGAGGAGGCAGGGCTGGAGCTTCTTTTTTCAAGCTCTGAGCTTGCGGTGGTTGGTGTGGTCGAGGTCGCCGGTCATATTGGGCCGATTTTAAGGGCCTTTGGCCGTACTACAGACTGGCTGCGCAAAGAGAGACCGGATTTACTCATTCTTATAGATTATCCGGAGTTTAACCTCCAGGTGGCCGCCAAGGCAAAGAAGCTGGGTATTCCCGTTTTTTACTATATAAGTCCCCAGGTATGGGCCTGGCGTAAGGGCAGATTGAAAAAGCTTCGCCGTCTGACAGATCGAATGGCTGTCATTTTGCCGTTTGAGGAGGCCTTTTTCAGGTCTCACGGCATGAAAGCGAGATTTGTAGGCCATCCCCTTCTTGACGTGGTCAAGGCCCGGGTCTCCAGAAGCGAGTTTTGCAAAAAGGCGGGACTCAATCCGGAAAGGCCGGTAATAGGACTCGTCCCTGGCAGTCGAAAGAGCGAGGTCTCGAGGTTATTTCCCGTGATGGCAGGTGCTGCCCGGAGGATGCTTAAAGACGGGCGGGATGTCCAGTTTGTGCTACCGCTTGCACCATCGCTTGATCCCGGAACTCTGGAACCATTTATTTATCAGGTTACCGAGTCAGTGACCACGGACCAGCACAGACGAACACAGACGGATGGATCACCCGACCACCCGATTATTCGAATGGTGAGGGGCCAGACCTATGATGCCATAGCCGCTTCCGACCTGATACTTGCGGCCTCAGGGACAGTCACCCTTGAGGCCGCTATTCTGGGCACTCCCATGGTGGTCACCTACATGGTGTCCCCTGTTACATATTTTCTGGGAAGATGTCTCGTAAAAGTCCCTTTTGTGTCCCTTGTAAACCTGGTGGCAGGACGCCGGGTAGTACCCGAGATACTCCAGGGGGATGTCAGTGCCGGGCGGCTCTCTCATGAGGTACTGTCTCTTTTCGGGGACAAAGCCGCAATGGAGAATATGATCAGGGATCTGAAAGAGGTAAAAAATGCCCTGGGTAAACCAGGGGCGGCAGAGAGGGCGGCAGACCTCGCCATGGATCTCATTCAGGGTCCTTGA
- a CDS encoding UDP-N-acetyl-D-glucosamine dehydrogenase, translated as MIRTAVIGAGYLGRFHAQKYAQMEGVDLVGVVDLSLERAQEVAKEAGTRACTDIHEVIGRIDAASVVVPTIHHHEVAKILFSHGVHCMIEKPISATVDEADELIGLAAEKGLILQVGHLERFNPAIKVLEAKVTHPLFIEVHRLSGFKDRATDVDVVLDLMIHDLEIILALVSSPLKEIRAVGVPVLTQKVDIANARLIFENGCTANLTASRISLQDMRRIRVFQPGAYISADCAERKSLIVTRDLSAGPMAAIRPEFKTHEGTDMLYDELVSFVRAVQGLEKPKVTGEAGRKALKLALDINARIMQGLNTLKLEVGNQKFGRDETRN; from the coding sequence TTGATTCGGACAGCGGTTATAGGAGCGGGATATCTGGGGCGATTTCATGCACAGAAGTATGCGCAGATGGAGGGAGTGGATCTGGTTGGAGTCGTGGATCTGTCTCTTGAGCGTGCACAGGAGGTGGCAAAGGAGGCGGGGACCAGGGCCTGCACAGATATACATGAGGTGATAGGCAGGATCGATGCGGCATCGGTGGTAGTTCCCACTATTCATCATCACGAAGTTGCCAAGATACTGTTTTCCCATGGTGTGCACTGCATGATTGAAAAGCCCATCTCTGCCACTGTGGACGAAGCGGATGAGCTCATTGGCCTGGCAGCAGAGAAGGGTTTGATACTCCAGGTGGGCCATTTGGAGCGATTTAATCCTGCCATAAAGGTGCTTGAGGCAAAGGTGACGCATCCCCTCTTTATAGAGGTCCACAGGCTGAGCGGATTTAAGGACAGGGCCACTGACGTGGATGTGGTCCTGGATCTGATGATTCACGATCTGGAGATAATCCTGGCCCTGGTAAGCTCGCCTCTTAAAGAGATAAGGGCAGTGGGTGTGCCGGTACTTACTCAAAAGGTGGATATTGCAAACGCGCGGCTCATCTTCGAGAATGGATGCACTGCAAATCTTACGGCAAGCCGTATTTCTCTCCAGGATATGCGCAGAATCAGGGTATTTCAGCCAGGGGCATATATATCTGCGGATTGCGCGGAGCGCAAGAGCCTGATTGTTACCAGAGACTTAAGCGCAGGCCCAATGGCTGCCATCAGACCTGAATTCAAGACCCACGAGGGGACAGACATGCTCTATGATGAACTCGTGTCATTCGTAAGAGCAGTGCAGGGCCTTGAAAAACCCAAAGTTACAGGAGAGGCGGGAAGGAAGGCGCTCAAGCTTGCCCTGGATATAAATGCCCGGATTATGCAAGGGCTTAATACCTTGAAACTTGAAGTTGGAAATCAGAAATTTGGCAGAGATGAAACCAGGAATTAG
- a CDS encoding DUF1009 domain-containing protein, whose product MQDHPLGLVAGGGQFPLLCARAARKQGRRVVAIAHNGETDALLSEEVDQIEWVYLGQLGKLIKTLKKAGASEAIFAGSITKTRIFRDVRPDLRAIDLWRRLGNRLDDRILRSVAAELEQEGIRVLPSTFFLKELLVPSGVLTRCKPSESQWKDIHFGWRLAREIGRLDIGQCLVVKDRTVLAVEAIEGTDRTIRRGGQLGGPDAVVIKVCKPAQDTRFDLPSVGAGTIEQMVRVKASVLAVEAGRTLFFDRDSTIDTADRSSIAVVGVKGDTGH is encoded by the coding sequence ATGCAGGATCATCCTTTGGGGCTCGTGGCAGGGGGAGGGCAGTTCCCGCTGTTATGCGCCAGGGCCGCCAGGAAACAGGGCCGCAGGGTAGTGGCAATAGCTCATAACGGGGAAACGGATGCCCTGCTTTCAGAGGAGGTGGATCAAATTGAATGGGTTTACCTGGGGCAGTTGGGCAAGCTTATAAAGACGCTAAAAAAAGCAGGGGCATCAGAGGCCATATTTGCGGGTTCTATAACCAAGACCAGGATATTCAGGGATGTCCGCCCTGATCTCAGGGCTATCGACCTGTGGAGACGCCTGGGCAACAGGCTGGACGACAGGATATTGAGGTCCGTTGCCGCTGAGCTTGAACAGGAAGGCATCCGGGTTCTTCCCTCCACTTTTTTCTTGAAAGAGCTGCTTGTCCCCTCCGGCGTGTTGACCCGCTGCAAGCCCTCAGAGAGCCAGTGGAAAGATATTCATTTCGGCTGGAGGCTCGCAAGGGAGATAGGGCGCCTTGACATAGGCCAGTGCCTGGTAGTCAAGGACCGTACCGTGCTGGCCGTTGAGGCGATTGAAGGTACGGACCGGACAATCCGGAGGGGCGGGCAGCTGGGCGGGCCGGATGCGGTGGTGATAAAGGTCTGTAAACCCGCACAGGACACCAGGTTTGACCTTCCTTCCGTGGGGGCCGGAACCATTGAGCAGATGGTTCGGGTCAAGGCGTCTGTCCTGGCCGTGGAGGCCGGCCGCACACTGTTTTTTGACAGGGATTCTACCATTGATACGGCTGACAGGTCGTCAATAGCCGTGGTTGGCGTTAAAGGAGATACAGGGCATTGA
- a CDS encoding acyl-[acyl-carrier-protein]--UDP-N-acetylglucosamine O-acyltransferase, which translates to MIIERDIHPTAIISPDSEIAEGVKIGPYAVIGPEVELGPETEIGPHAIIEGRTRLGEKTKVFQFASIGAPPQDLKYGGEPTRVEIGDRTIIREFVTVHRGTHGGGGVTRVGRQCLLMAYCHVAHDCKVGDNVIMANGVTLGGHVEIGEHVIIGGLSAIHQFCRIGAYAFLGGMSGVNKDIPPYVKYWGQRDHLYGLNMVGLRRHGFPREVIEALRDTYRMVFQGNDVVSEALDAVEVRFGGMPEVKRFTVFIRSSRRGVPMASNGEEEL; encoded by the coding sequence ATGATTATCGAGAGAGATATACACCCGACAGCCATAATTTCTCCTGATTCGGAAATTGCGGAAGGAGTAAAGATAGGGCCTTATGCGGTTATAGGGCCTGAAGTCGAATTGGGGCCGGAGACTGAAATAGGCCCGCATGCCATAATAGAGGGCCGGACTCGACTCGGAGAAAAGACGAAGGTTTTCCAGTTTGCCTCTATTGGCGCCCCTCCCCAGGATCTGAAGTACGGTGGCGAGCCCACGAGGGTCGAGATCGGCGACCGGACCATAATCAGGGAATTCGTCACAGTCCACCGCGGGACTCACGGCGGAGGCGGCGTTACGAGAGTCGGAAGGCAGTGCCTGCTCATGGCTTATTGTCATGTGGCACACGACTGCAAAGTCGGAGACAATGTGATCATGGCAAACGGGGTTACTCTCGGGGGACATGTGGAGATAGGAGAGCACGTCATCATTGGTGGACTGTCGGCCATACATCAGTTCTGCCGAATCGGGGCCTATGCCTTTCTGGGCGGCATGTCAGGCGTAAATAAGGATATACCTCCTTATGTGAAGTACTGGGGTCAAAGGGATCATCTCTATGGCCTGAATATGGTCGGGTTGAGACGGCACGGGTTTCCAAGGGAGGTCATCGAGGCCTTGAGGGATACTTATAGAATGGTGTTTCAAGGGAATGATGTGGTAAGTGAAGCCCTTGATGCAGTGGAGGTCCGTTTTGGAGGCATGCCCGAGGTGAAGAGATTTACCGTATTCATCAGGTCTTCCAGAAGGGGCGTGCCCATGGCCTCCAATGGAGAAGAAGAACTTTGA
- the fabZ gene encoding 3-hydroxyacyl-[acyl-carrier-protein] dehydratase FabZ has translation MEKMHSQLRIQEISALLPHRYPFLLVDRVLSLEPGASIKSFKNVTINEPFFQGHFPGEPIMPGVLILEAMAQTGIIFAKNTDPEGLEGKLLVFAGMDGVRFRRSVVPGDQLIMELKLIKRKSMVWKMEGTASVDDKVAAEAVLIAAIQ, from the coding sequence ATGGAAAAGATGCATAGCCAACTCCGAATACAAGAGATATCTGCCCTCTTGCCTCACAGGTATCCGTTCCTGTTGGTTGACCGGGTTTTAAGCCTTGAGCCGGGTGCAAGCATCAAGTCGTTTAAGAACGTTACTATAAACGAGCCCTTTTTTCAGGGACACTTTCCCGGAGAGCCTATTATGCCCGGGGTCCTTATCCTGGAGGCCATGGCCCAGACAGGGATCATTTTTGCCAAGAATACCGACCCCGAGGGTCTTGAGGGTAAGCTGCTGGTGTTTGCAGGGATGGATGGGGTGCGATTCAGGAGGTCAGTTGTGCCCGGCGACCAGTTGATTATGGAACTGAAACTCATAAAACGCAAATCCATGGTGTGGAAAATGGAAGGTACTGCATCCGTCGATGATAAGGTTGCGGCCGAGGCTGTACTTATAGCAGCCATTCAATAA
- the lpxD gene encoding UDP-3-O-(3-hydroxymyristoyl)glucosamine N-acyltransferase, whose protein sequence is MKTLGEIALLIKGDLKGPGDFPVSGIQALTAAGPDEISFAAGPRYREDVERSRAGAMILPKDWPYPLDRPSVLVEDPYLAYALTASAFSDKPFSALGVSSESHVGSGCEIDRNVSIYPGVYIGDCVHICPYVTLHPGVYVGNDVCIEEGTTLYPNVVVYEGCRIGKRVAVHAGTVIGSDGFGYARRGEYHVKIPQIGIVVIEDDVEIGANCTIDRAALGETRIGRGTKIDNLVQVGHNVSIGAGSLIVAQVGVSGSTRLGRGVVLGGQVGLVGHIELGDRVMVGAQSGVSRSVAAGEAVSGTPAMPHRLWLRVGSALKRLPELVKEVRDLKGRIDRLEDKLLGEGNGKDA, encoded by the coding sequence ATGAAGACCCTCGGAGAAATAGCGCTCTTGATCAAAGGAGACCTGAAAGGACCAGGGGATTTTCCTGTATCAGGTATTCAGGCCCTGACGGCTGCGGGTCCGGACGAAATAAGCTTTGCTGCCGGACCCCGTTACAGGGAAGACGTGGAAAGGAGCAGGGCAGGGGCCATGATACTTCCAAAGGACTGGCCTTACCCGCTGGATCGTCCCTCTGTTCTGGTTGAAGATCCGTATCTCGCCTATGCCTTAACAGCATCTGCATTTTCGGATAAGCCCTTCAGTGCCCTGGGAGTGAGTTCAGAGTCCCATGTGGGCTCGGGATGTGAAATAGACCGGAATGTCAGTATATATCCCGGAGTGTACATAGGTGATTGTGTGCATATTTGCCCGTATGTGACACTCCATCCCGGAGTGTATGTGGGGAATGATGTATGTATTGAGGAAGGAACGACCTTGTATCCCAATGTGGTAGTTTATGAGGGCTGCCGCATTGGTAAAAGGGTGGCAGTACATGCAGGGACGGTGATCGGAAGCGACGGTTTCGGTTATGCCAGGCGTGGCGAATACCATGTAAAGATTCCCCAGATTGGCATTGTAGTGATAGAGGACGATGTAGAGATAGGCGCCAATTGCACCATAGACAGGGCAGCCCTGGGAGAGACCCGCATAGGCCGTGGCACCAAGATTGACAATCTGGTACAGGTTGGCCACAACGTGTCTATAGGTGCCGGGTCTTTGATTGTGGCCCAGGTCGGTGTTTCAGGGAGTACCCGTCTGGGCAGGGGAGTAGTGCTGGGAGGGCAGGTCGGTTTAGTGGGCCACATAGAATTGGGAGATCGGGTCATGGTAGGTGCGCAATCAGGAGTTTCCAGAAGCGTGGCAGCCGGTGAGGCGGTCTCAGGGACTCCTGCAATGCCTCACAGGTTGTGGTTAAGGGTCGGAAGCGCCCTCAAGCGCCTTCCGGAACTGGTAAAAGAGGTCCGCGATCTTAAAGGACGCATAGACAGACTTGAAGACAAATTATTAGGAGAGGGAAATGGAAAAGATGCATAG